The DNA region ATTTCATAATTATTGGATTATGGATATATAACGGTAAAAAAGCTAAAATATAATACCGCTTAACCATCTTTAACACTTTTTAACAAGAATGTTAATGTTCGTGCGAGACGAAAGAGAAAATCTATTAATTAACTTTCCTTAATAAAATATCCTCGATTAAGAGTGCTATAAACAAAAAAGGTTAGCTGCGTTACGCAACTAACCTTTTAGATATGGTTAAATAAGCTTTATTTTTCCTGTAGATGTTCGCCGGTAACTTCAGCTTTAATCTTAGTTTCGAGCTCTTCGGCCAGTTCGGGGTTATCGCTCAAAAGCTGTTTAACTGCGTCTCGACCTTGACCTAATTTGGTATCGCCGTAAGAGAACCATGAACCTGCTTTTTTAATAATTCCGAAATCAACGCCTAAATCGATAATTTCACCATTTTTGGAGATACCTTCTCCGAACATGACATCGAACTCTGCAATACGGAAAGGCGGAGCCACTTTGTTTTTAACAATTTTTACTTTTACGCGGTTACCAGAAACCTCGTCTGAATCTTTAATTTGAGAAATACGGCGAATATCTAAACGTACTGAGGCGTAAAATTTCAATGCATTACCACCGGTTGTGGTTTCGGGGTTGCCAAACATTACGCCAATTTTATCACGTAACTGGTTAATGAAGATACAGCAACAACCTGTTTTTGATATTGTTCCGGTTAATTTACGTAGGGCCTGACTCATTAAACGGGCATGCAAGCCCATTTTACTGTCGCCCATTTCGCCTTCGATCTCACTTTTAGGTACTAAGGCTGCAACGGAGTCAATAACAATTACGTCGATAGCGCCAGAGCGGATCAGATTATCAGCAATTTCCAGTGCCTGCTCGCCATTATCGGGTTGAGAAATCAACAGGTTATCGGTATCAACACCTAGTTTTTTTGCGTAAAACTGGTCAAAGGCATGCTCAGCATCAATAAAAGCTGCAATACCTCCTTTTTTCTGTGCCTCGGCAATAATGTGTGTTGCCAAAGTCGTTTTACCAGATGATTCCGGACCATATATTTCTATTACCCGGCCTTTCGGAATACCGCCAATGCCCAGGGCGATATCTAAACTGATTGATCCTGTAGAAATAAAGTCTATAGGTTCAACAGCCGTATCGCCAAGTTTCATAATGGTACCTTTACCGTAAGATTTTTCTAACTTATCCAGGGTTAATTGTAAGGCTTTTAATTTATCAGGATTTGCACTTGCCATTTTTGTCTAATTTGTTGCGGTAAATATAATTGAATTATCGGCTAATATATTGGTTATGTTTATAACTATTTGCTAAAATATTTAGCTAAGGTAAAAGTTTTTTGGCTAATTACAATAGTAAAATGAAAATAATTTACGGCTGTTGTTTTTCTTTCGCGTTTCTGGCTGTCATTCGTTCAAAATATCGGCACATGTAAGTAATTTCACAAACATCACATTTTGGGCTTCGGGCCACACAAACGTATCTTCCATGCAGAATTAACCAATGGTGCGCAATATGAATGTCATGCTCGGGCAGGTTTTTGACGAGGTCTTTTTCTACCGCTAAAGGGGTTTTCCCGTTAGTTAACCCGAGGCGATTGGCTACCCGGAAAACGTGGGTATCAACCGCCATCGCTGGCGCATTGTAAATTACGGATGCGATTACATTAGCAGTTTTACGCCCAACACCCGGCATTTTCTGCAAGTCGGCAATATCCGAGGGAACAACATCATTGAATTCGTGAACTAAAATATTAGCCATTCCGACCAAATGCTTGGCTTTGTTGTTGGGGTAGCTAATGCTCCGGATATAATCAAAAACGATGTCGGGAGTTGCTTCTGCCAGGCTTTTTGCATTCGGAAAGCGCTGAAAAAGAGCTGGTGTAACCATATTTACCCTTTTATCGGTGCATTGAGCAGACAAAATCACAGCAACCAACAATTGATATGGGTTATTGTAATGTAGCTCTGTTTCTGCGTCTGGCTGCTTGGCCGAGAAGTGTTTAACAAAAAGTTTATAGCGTTCTTTTTTAAGCATGGGCAAAACTAACATTTAGTTGGCAATTTTTAAGTTCCTTTAGTTCCGTCGGTTGAAACCGACGGTAATGAGTCGGATTGGCCATTAGGGATGGCGCTTAATAGATTCAGAACAAAGGAGGTATTTATAGATTTTATTGCCCTTCTGCTTAGTTCCGTCGGTTGAAACCGACGGTAATGAGTCGGATTGGCGATTGATGGATGGCGCTTAATAGATTTAGAACAAAGCAAGTATTTATATATGCATTTTATTGTCCTTCTGCTTAGTTCCGTCGGTTGAAACCGACGGCAATGAGTTGGACTGGCGATTTGATGGATGGCGCTTAATAGATTTAGAACAAAGCAGGTATTTATATATGCATTTTATTGCCCTTCTGCTTGTTCCGTCGGTTGCAACCGACGGCAATGGTCGCGCTTTAGCGGACGGGATTTATGGCAATGGGTTGGATTAGCGATTTTGAATAATGATGCTTAATATTTCACAGGACTCATCAGGTCTTTTTATTGCTCATGCATTCTTATTGCCGTCTCGCTTTAGCGGACGGTTTCAAAGGAAAAATTTATCTTTGTCAGTTCGCATAACATTGCCGTCGCGCTTTAGCGGACGGTTTCAATTAATGCATAGCAACAAACTCCTGTTCGGTTTTTAATTTTTGCGCAACTGGTTTCGATGCATTGCTTCTAATTAGCCAGACAGCAAAGAAAGCTCCGACTAATGCCATTGCTGCACCAACGTTAGCTGGCCATGTATAATCGAAACCATACACTAGCGGAAGCCCACCAAAGAAAGCACCCAGCGCATTACCGACATTAAAACTTGCCTGACTTGCCGAAGCCGCCAACATTTCTGAACCTTTTGCCGATTGGATCATCAGCATTTGAATAGGAGAGGCCAGCGCGAAAGAAACTGCCCCGGTAATGAAAGTCATTATTAACGCCAGCGGTTGACTGAAAGAGGTAAAATGAACAATGACAAGCGTGATCACCATGACCAAAAGCAATGCCGCCGAAGCTTTGGCAGGCGAAAACTTATCGGCCAGTAAGCCACCAAGGTAGTTGCCGCCAAACATGCCTACCCCAGCGAGCATCAAAATATATGTTACAGCGTTAGGCGAAAAGCCCGCAACATTCGTCATTAGCGGCGCAATATAACTATACCAGGAGAACAGACCGCCAGTTCCGATAGAGATCATAAAAATAATAATCCAGGCTTCCTTTTTCTTAAAAAAGCTAAGCTCCGACTTAATGTCGCGGTTTTCAGTTGCAGGTAACGAAGGAAGCAGA from Pedobacter endophyticus includes:
- a CDS encoding MFS transporter → MNKNLLPLTLGGLGIGITEFVMMGLLPDIATDLSVTIPKAGHLISAYALGVVIGAPLLVMIAGKYPPKKILLALMVMFTTFNAFSAFAPSFNTLFVARFLSGLPHGAFFGVGSVVASRIAEKGKAAQAVSLMFMGLTIANILGVPLGTFIGHNFSWRISFAVVVLVGLVTLVSLKYLLPSLPATENRDIKSELSFFKKKEAWIIIFMISIGTGGLFSWYSYIAPLMTNVAGFSPNAVTYILMLAGVGMFGGNYLGGLLADKFSPAKASAALLLVMVITLVIVHFTSFSQPLALIMTFITGAVSFALASPIQMLMIQSAKGSEMLAASASQASFNVGNALGAFFGGLPLVYGFDYTWPANVGAAMALVGAFFAVWLIRSNASKPVAQKLKTEQEFVAMH
- the nth gene encoding endonuclease III, producing the protein MLKKERYKLFVKHFSAKQPDAETELHYNNPYQLLVAVILSAQCTDKRVNMVTPALFQRFPNAKSLAEATPDIVFDYIRSISYPNNKAKHLVGMANILVHEFNDVVPSDIADLQKMPGVGRKTANVIASVIYNAPAMAVDTHVFRVANRLGLTNGKTPLAVEKDLVKNLPEHDIHIAHHWLILHGRYVCVARSPKCDVCEITYMCRYFERMTARNAKEKQQP
- the recA gene encoding recombinase RecA; translation: MASANPDKLKALQLTLDKLEKSYGKGTIMKLGDTAVEPIDFISTGSISLDIALGIGGIPKGRVIEIYGPESSGKTTLATHIIAEAQKKGGIAAFIDAEHAFDQFYAKKLGVDTDNLLISQPDNGEQALEIADNLIRSGAIDVIVIDSVAALVPKSEIEGEMGDSKMGLHARLMSQALRKLTGTISKTGCCCIFINQLRDKIGVMFGNPETTTGGNALKFYASVRLDIRRISQIKDSDEVSGNRVKVKIVKNKVAPPFRIAEFDVMFGEGISKNGEIIDLGVDFGIIKKAGSWFSYGDTKLGQGRDAVKQLLSDNPELAEELETKIKAEVTGEHLQEK